The following coding sequences are from one Candidatus Omnitrophota bacterium window:
- a CDS encoding ion transporter, with protein sequence MEPYKGGRDSTRLSLAMDLFILACILISCAAVPLEYIFPEHLTFFTYTEFVFAAIFIVEYVLRWYSSANRLIYPFTLYALIDLIAIVPSLLMLCEEMLLLRAFRGMRLLRLVRLLRLLRLLKFLRYGFLIYRGMISFRIWFSVLNYQYRLRQLGRLFFYGVLIWIIGAHLLFFTESLITEEAGPFSDYGKSYWNILIVLISGIEDKEPISTLGRVEVTIFLIAGIIVVGMLTAEIVSILVRKVHRAGKIAIKPPEGVMKHHIVILGENSNLDNVIRQVNAALDGKYFFLIISPIAEELKIPDPVIYKKVFAISGDPVKEEVLTRADIDHALRVVLLSMRDPSQSTVSIDNRTLMIALAVASRKRGIPMTVELLSGESLHYAKNLAGADFILSRHYIERLASQAVLHPGVTEIYNELMTFTGDSCEFYTVPVPSHLVGKTFKEAQLYFLDHDEEAIVVIGVDFSSPEEPNTRFWINPINCQDQLPPSEIILDAKDHLIIIAYELPSFAAMAEEDLWSGKRLSRS encoded by the coding sequence ATGGAGCCTTATAAAGGCGGGCGGGATTCCACGCGCCTCAGCCTTGCCATGGATCTATTCATTCTGGCTTGCATCCTGATTTCCTGCGCCGCCGTACCTTTGGAATATATCTTTCCAGAGCATTTGACGTTCTTTACGTACACGGAATTCGTTTTTGCGGCTATTTTTATCGTGGAATATGTTCTGCGGTGGTATTCTTCGGCGAACCGGCTGATTTACCCTTTCACTTTATACGCGCTAATCGACCTGATCGCCATCGTTCCTTCTCTGCTTATGCTATGTGAAGAGATGCTGTTGCTGCGCGCTTTCCGGGGAATGCGGCTGCTGCGGCTTGTGCGCCTATTGCGGCTTTTGCGCTTATTGAAATTCCTACGTTACGGATTTCTGATTTACCGGGGAATGATCTCTTTCCGCATCTGGTTCAGCGTCCTCAATTATCAATACCGTCTTCGCCAATTAGGACGATTATTTTTCTATGGCGTATTGATTTGGATCATCGGCGCGCATCTGCTTTTCTTTACGGAAAGTCTTATTACGGAGGAAGCGGGGCCGTTTAGCGATTATGGAAAATCCTATTGGAATATTCTCATCGTTCTAATTTCCGGCATCGAAGACAAAGAACCGATTTCCACTTTGGGCCGCGTGGAAGTAACCATTTTTCTGATTGCGGGAATTATCGTCGTGGGGATGCTCACCGCCGAGATCGTTTCGATCCTGGTCCGTAAAGTGCATCGTGCGGGAAAGATCGCCATAAAGCCGCCGGAAGGCGTCATGAAGCATCATATCGTTATTCTGGGAGAAAATTCCAATTTGGACAATGTAATCCGCCAAGTGAACGCCGCCCTGGACGGGAAATATTTTTTTCTGATCATCAGCCCCATTGCGGAGGAATTGAAAATTCCCGATCCCGTGATCTACAAAAAAGTCTTCGCCATCTCTGGCGATCCCGTCAAAGAGGAAGTTTTGACGCGGGCGGATATCGATCATGCGCTTCGAGTGGTATTGCTTTCCATGCGCGATCCTTCGCAAAGTACGGTTTCCATCGACAATCGCACGCTCATGATCGCCTTAGCGGTCGCCAGCCGCAAACGGGGAATTCCGATGACAGTGGAATTGCTGTCCGGCGAGAGTCTGCATTACGCTAAAAATCTGGCGGGGGCCGACTTCATTCTCAGCCGCCATTACATCGAACGCCTGGCCTCGCAGGCCGTACTCCATCCCGGCGTTACGGAAATCTACAACGAACTGATGACGTTCACCGGCGACTCCTGCGAGTTCTATACAGTCCCCGTCCCTTCCCACCTGGTTGGTAAAACTTTCAAAGAAGCGCAATTGTATTTTTTGGATCATGACGAGGAAGCCATTGTCGTCATAGGAGTGGATTTTTCATCCCCCGAAGAACCCAACACTCGTTTTTGGATCAACCCGATTAATTGCCAAGATCAACTTCCCCCGTCGGAAATCATTCTCGACGCGAAAGATCACCTGATTATCATAGCCTATGAATTGCCGTCTTTCGCCGCGATGGCAGAGGAGGACTTATGGAGCGGGAAGAGGCTCTCCAGGAGCTGA
- a CDS encoding metallophosphoesterase family protein, which translates to MRVFLCSVIVFLAGSSFAAQEKTDSFDFVVKPYLQYSTQNQMTILWETTAPAKSQVQYYEAVIHSVSPEWMETPGQGTESEMNEIALTGLKPETNYFYRTISTTEDGQKLESELYSFKTAVKEDSAYAFAVFSDSQTNPEVWGKIAELAWRERPNFAVHAGDIVGTGGNKSQWVDHFLKPGHVFMSRIPIFAILGNHENDDANYYRYISNPKPEYYYSFQYGNAQFFLLDSCRDAAPGGEIYRWLDSALASSKSRWKFVVHHHPPYSSDENDYGDAYKEKSLLADRHVQSLISLYEKHNVDMVFFGHIHDYERTWPLRQNRINHQNGVIYIQTGGCGGDLENYAPTRSWFTQKVHRDHHFCLINIHDNHLEFQAIDRNWNLFDAFSLVK; encoded by the coding sequence ATGAGAGTGTTTCTTTGTTCGGTCATTGTATTTCTCGCTGGTTCTTCTTTTGCGGCGCAAGAGAAAACCGATTCGTTCGATTTTGTCGTCAAACCGTATTTGCAGTATTCGACGCAAAACCAAATGACGATTCTCTGGGAAACCACGGCGCCGGCGAAATCTCAGGTTCAATACTACGAAGCCGTTATCCACTCCGTATCCCCGGAATGGATGGAAACTCCGGGACAAGGAACGGAAAGCGAGATGAACGAAATCGCGTTAACCGGTTTGAAGCCGGAAACCAATTATTTCTATCGAACCATATCCACCACGGAAGACGGTCAAAAGCTCGAAAGCGAGCTCTATTCCTTCAAAACCGCCGTTAAAGAAGATTCGGCCTATGCCTTCGCCGTTTTTAGCGATTCGCAAACCAACCCGGAAGTATGGGGGAAAATTGCGGAATTGGCCTGGCGGGAGCGTCCCAACTTCGCCGTTCACGCAGGAGACATTGTGGGGACGGGCGGCAATAAAAGCCAGTGGGTTGATCATTTCTTAAAGCCGGGCCATGTTTTCATGAGCCGGATTCCGATCTTCGCCATCCTGGGAAATCATGAAAACGACGATGCGAATTATTACCGGTATATTTCCAATCCCAAACCGGAATATTATTACTCGTTCCAATATGGGAATGCCCAATTCTTTCTTCTGGATAGTTGCCGCGACGCCGCTCCCGGCGGCGAAATATATCGGTGGCTCGATTCGGCTCTCGCAAGTTCCAAAAGCCGTTGGAAATTCGTCGTTCATCATCATCCCCCTTATTCGTCCGACGAAAACGACTATGGAGATGCGTATAAAGAAAAATCTCTGCTGGCCGATCGTCATGTTCAATCTTTAATTTCTCTCTACGAAAAACATAACGTTGACATGGTCTTCTTCGGGCATATTCACGACTACGAACGAACCTGGCCCCTTCGTCAAAATCGAATCAACCATCAAAACGGGGTGATTTATATCCAGACCGGAGGTTGCGGCGGCGATTTGGAAAACTACGCGCCGACTCGCTCCTGGTTTACGCAAAAGGTTCATCGAGACCATCATTTCTGTCTGATCAATATTCATGACAATCATTTGGAATTCCAAGCCATTGATCGGAATTGGAATTTATTCGATGCGTTTTCGCTGGTTAAATAA
- a CDS encoding type II toxin-antitoxin system RelE/ParE family toxin: MTEYKIEFRPIARHNLRSLPKTIQKRIDILLLSLTENPRPRGVKKLKGIEYRWSLRSGDYRIVYEIHDDRLIVLVIDIDHRRQVYR; encoded by the coding sequence ATGACCGAGTACAAAATCGAATTTAGACCAATAGCTCGGCATAATCTGCGTTCTCTTCCTAAAACGATCCAAAAACGCATCGATATCCTCCTGTTATCGTTAACAGAAAACCCCAGGCCTCGCGGAGTAAAAAAGTTAAAGGGCATTGAATATCGTTGGTCGCTTCGTTCGGGCGATTACCGCATCGTTTATGAAATTCACGACGACCGGCTTATCGTCCTCGTCATCGATATCGACCATCGGCGGCAGGTTTACCGGTAA
- a CDS encoding type II toxin-antitoxin system RelE/ParE family toxin: MAYTIEILSRPQREIKKLSPERRSKIIALLESLALNPRPSGVKKLKGVENRWALRSGDYRIVYEIHDDRLIVLVIDIDHRRQVYRR, from the coding sequence ATGGCTTATACCATTGAAATCCTATCCCGGCCGCAGCGCGAAATAAAAAAATTATCCCCGGAACGGCGAAGCAAAATCATCGCACTTTTAGAATCCTTAGCCCTGAATCCCCGTCCTTCCGGCGTAAAAAAATTAAAGGGTGTAGAGAACCGTTGGGCGCTTCGTTCGGGAGATTACCGCATCGTTTATGAAATTCACGACGACAGGCTTATCGTCCTCGTCATCGATATCGATCATCGGCGGCAAGTTTACCGGCGATAG